The DNA region GGATTTATTTCCGCTTTAGAGGATAAAACTAATGAAATGGGAATAGGTAGAATAGCTACAATATCTGGAAGATACTATGCTATGGATAGAGATAAAAGATGGGATAGAACTAAGTTAGCCTACGATGCTATGGTACTAGGCGAAGGGAGAATCGCTGATAATCCTTTAAATGCTGTAGAGATAGCATATTCATTAGGAGAAAATGATGAATTCGTTATGCCTACTGTAATACCCAATTCAGCCGGAAACTATGACAAATTAGAATCAGGAGATGGAGTTATATTCTTTAACTTTAGACCAGACCGTGCTAGACAGATAACTAGAGCGCTAGTTGATACTGATTTTGACGGTTTTGAAAGAGATAATGGTTATTTTCCATTAAATTATGTTTCTATGACTCTTTATGATAAAACTATTGAAGGAGTTAAAGTTGCATACGAACCACATATTCTAACAAACACTTTAGGGGAGTATATTAGTAAGCAAGGACTTAATCAGCTAAGAATCGCAGAAACAGAAAAATATGCTCACGTAACTTTCTTCTTTAATGGAGGAGTTGAAACTCCGAATTCAAATGAAGATAGATTACTTATTCCATCGCCTAAGGTAGCCACTTATGATTTACAACCAGAAATGAGTGCCTATGAATTAACAGATAAACTTATTGAGAAAATTGATGAAGATAAATATGATTTAATAATAGTAAACTATGCAAATCCTGATATGGTTGGACATACAGGAGATTTAAATGCAGTAGTAAAAGCACTAGAAACTGTAGATTGTTGTTTAGGTAAGGTTGTTAGTAAGGTTATAGAAAAAGGTGGTAGCTCCATAATTACATCGGATCATGGAAACTCAGAAGATATGATTAACGAAAAAAATGGAACACCTATAACAGCTCATACAACAAACCCTGTTCCTTTAATTATAGTTGGGGCAGGAGATATAAAGCTAAAAGAAGATGGACGTCTTTCAGATATAGCACCTACATTACTAGAACTTTTAAATCAAGAAAAACCAACTGAAATGACTGGAGAAAGTTTAATTCAAAAATAGAGAGGAGATTTACATATGTCAATTATAAGTGATGTTTATGCAAGAGAAGTATTGGACTCAAGAGGAAATCCTACTGTTGAAGTAGAAGTTTACTTAGAAAGTGGTGCAGTAGGAAGAACAATAGTTCCTTCAGGAGCTTCCACAGGAGCATTTGAAGCTGTAGAACTTAGGGATGGTGATAAAGGAAGATACTTAGGTAAAGGAGTACAAAAA from Alkaliphilus flagellatus includes:
- the gpmI gene encoding 2,3-bisphosphoglycerate-independent phosphoglycerate mutase; this translates as MKKPVALIILDGFGIRESKFGNAVKAAKLSNYNSYINNYPNTQISASGLDVGLPEGQMGNSEVGHLNIGAGRVVYQELTRITREIELGNFYKNTKFLELISSVKNSGKKLHLMGLVSDGGVHSHIGHLFALIDMAKKEGLNEVYIHCFLDGRDTPPKSAIGFISALEDKTNEMGIGRIATISGRYYAMDRDKRWDRTKLAYDAMVLGEGRIADNPLNAVEIAYSLGENDEFVMPTVIPNSAGNYDKLESGDGVIFFNFRPDRARQITRALVDTDFDGFERDNGYFPLNYVSMTLYDKTIEGVKVAYEPHILTNTLGEYISKQGLNQLRIAETEKYAHVTFFFNGGVETPNSNEDRLLIPSPKVATYDLQPEMSAYELTDKLIEKIDEDKYDLIIVNYANPDMVGHTGDLNAVVKALETVDCCLGKVVSKVIEKGGSSIITSDHGNSEDMINEKNGTPITAHTTNPVPLIIVGAGDIKLKEDGRLSDIAPTLLELLNQEKPTEMTGESLIQK